In the genome of Streptomyces sp. NBC_00190, one region contains:
- a CDS encoding PaaX family transcriptional regulator — protein MSDSPLRPSSLINTVYGAFLRRLGGWISIADLITLMGELDVDGPAVRSAISRLKKRGVLEPERRGATGYRLSPAAHPVFDEGDRRIFASLEPADLADGWAMAVFSVPESERSHRYQLRTRLTWLGFGNIAPGVWLAPGRLLDDARGMLERLGLSDYVHLFAAAEYAAFSDLPETVSSWWDFPAIQKQYAAFTDAYAPVAQALLSAGAQPDPARAFRHYVPLLTQWRRLPYLDPGLPTELLPADWNAVAARQVFQQLHTVLLEPSLRHVQDVTGLPAA, from the coding sequence ATGTCGGACAGCCCCCTTCGGCCCAGCTCGTTGATCAACACGGTCTACGGGGCGTTCCTGCGCCGCCTCGGCGGCTGGATCTCCATCGCGGACCTGATCACGCTGATGGGAGAACTGGACGTCGACGGCCCGGCGGTACGCTCGGCGATCTCCCGCCTCAAGAAGCGCGGAGTCCTCGAACCGGAGCGCCGGGGCGCCACCGGGTACCGCCTCAGCCCGGCCGCCCACCCCGTCTTCGACGAGGGCGACCGCCGGATCTTCGCCAGCCTCGAACCCGCCGACCTGGCCGACGGCTGGGCCATGGCGGTCTTCTCCGTACCGGAGTCCGAGCGCTCCCACCGCTACCAGCTGCGCACCCGGCTGACCTGGCTCGGCTTCGGCAACATCGCCCCCGGGGTGTGGCTGGCGCCCGGACGGCTGCTCGACGACGCGCGCGGCATGCTCGAACGCCTCGGACTCAGTGACTACGTCCACCTGTTCGCCGCCGCCGAGTACGCCGCCTTCAGCGACCTGCCCGAGACGGTGAGCTCGTGGTGGGACTTCCCCGCGATCCAGAAGCAGTACGCGGCCTTCACCGACGCCTACGCGCCCGTGGCCCAGGCGCTGCTGAGCGCCGGTGCGCAGCCGGACCCCGCGCGGGCGTTCCGCCACTACGTGCCGCTGCTCACCCAGTGGCGCCGCCTTCCGTACCTCGACCCCGGCCTGCCGACCGAACTCCTGCCGGCGGACTGGAACGCGGTGGCGGCCCGCCAGGTCTTCCAGCAGCTCCACACGGTCCTGCTGGAACCGAGCCTGCGCCATGTCCAGGACGTGACGGGCCTGCCGGCCGCTTAG
- a CDS encoding maleate cis-trans isomerase family protein: METEVPAILRARRGLVPDEDFTFHSSRMRMTHVTPEQLKAMDADSDRCAVELSDARVDVLGYACLVAIMSMGLGYHRTAQERLHLRTVENGAPAPVVTSAGALVHGLHTIGARKIVLLAPYMRPLTRTVVDYLGHEGIEVLDHQALEIPDNLDVAAHDPARLPGLARALEYADADAVVLSACVQMPSLGAIEEAEQLLGKPVVSAAVCTAHQMLRSLDLEAVAPGAGHLLSGAYARSPLPA; encoded by the coding sequence ATGGAGACCGAGGTCCCCGCGATCCTGCGGGCCCGCCGCGGCCTCGTACCCGACGAGGACTTCACCTTCCACTCCAGCCGGATGCGCATGACCCATGTGACGCCGGAGCAGCTCAAGGCCATGGACGCCGACTCCGACCGGTGCGCCGTGGAACTCTCCGACGCCCGCGTCGACGTCCTCGGGTACGCCTGCCTCGTCGCCATCATGAGCATGGGCCTCGGCTACCACCGCACCGCCCAGGAGCGGCTGCACCTGCGTACCGTGGAGAACGGCGCCCCGGCGCCCGTGGTCACCAGCGCCGGCGCCCTGGTCCACGGACTGCACACGATCGGCGCCCGGAAGATCGTGCTGCTCGCCCCGTACATGCGCCCGCTCACCCGTACCGTCGTCGACTACCTCGGCCACGAGGGCATCGAGGTCCTGGACCACCAGGCCCTGGAGATCCCGGACAACCTCGACGTCGCCGCCCACGACCCGGCCCGGCTGCCCGGACTCGCCCGGGCGCTGGAGTACGCCGACGCGGACGCGGTCGTGCTCTCCGCGTGCGTGCAGATGCCGTCCTTGGGAGCCATCGAGGAGGCCGAACAGCTCCTGGGCAAGCCGGTCGTGTCCGCGGCCGTCTGCACCGCCCACCAGATGCTGCGCTCCCTGGACCTGGAGGCGGTGGCCCCGGGGGCAGGGCACCTGCTCTCCGGCGCGTACGCGCGCTCGCCGCTGCCCGCGTAG
- a CDS encoding fumarylacetoacetate hydrolase family protein has protein sequence MRLLTFTTATTTTATTATTTTDAPERLGVEADGQVFDLAALAHHAGVHLPHDLLSFIQAGPAARQTARQLLDGAACGHPAGAVHRIEDVTLRAPHRPGKIIGVGLNYVEHVEESSRSLDTDRDLPPRPVLFSKPATAVTGPGQPILHNADLTTQLDWECELAVVIGRTAYRVSEEEAYDHIFGFSIVNDISARDQRRSGQWFFSKGQDSYAPFGPVVVTADAIRDPMALDLSLRVNGVTKQKSNTRHMLFPIARLIADISSGVTLEPGDVIATGSPSGVGAGMVPPQYLVPGDTVEATVELIGTLTNPVVDAR, from the coding sequence ATGCGACTGCTGACCTTCACCACCGCGACCACGACCACCGCGACCACCGCGACCACGACCACCGACGCCCCGGAACGCCTGGGCGTCGAGGCCGACGGCCAGGTCTTCGACCTCGCCGCCCTGGCCCACCACGCGGGCGTCCACCTCCCGCACGACCTGCTCTCCTTCATCCAGGCCGGACCCGCCGCACGGCAGACCGCCCGGCAGCTGCTCGACGGCGCCGCCTGCGGCCACCCGGCAGGCGCGGTCCACCGGATCGAAGACGTCACCCTGCGCGCCCCGCACCGCCCCGGCAAGATCATCGGGGTCGGCCTCAACTACGTCGAGCACGTGGAGGAGTCCAGCCGCAGCCTGGACACCGACCGGGACCTGCCCCCGCGCCCCGTCCTGTTCTCCAAGCCCGCCACCGCCGTCACCGGCCCGGGCCAGCCCATCCTGCACAACGCCGACCTCACGACCCAGCTCGACTGGGAGTGCGAACTGGCCGTCGTCATCGGCCGCACCGCCTACCGGGTGAGCGAGGAGGAGGCCTACGACCACATCTTCGGCTTCAGCATCGTCAACGACATCAGCGCCCGCGACCAGCGCCGCTCCGGTCAGTGGTTCTTCTCCAAGGGCCAGGACTCCTACGCCCCCTTCGGCCCGGTCGTCGTGACGGCGGACGCGATCCGGGACCCCATGGCCCTCGACCTCTCGCTGCGCGTCAACGGCGTCACCAAGCAGAAGTCGAACACCCGGCACATGCTCTTCCCCATCGCCCGCCTCATCGCCGACATCAGCTCCGGGGTGACCCTGGAGCCCGGTGACGTCATCGCGACGGGCTCCCCGTCCGGCGTCGGCGCCGGCATGGTCCCGCCGCAGTACCTCGTACCCGGTGACACCGTGGAGGCCACCGTCGAGCTGATCGGCACCCTGACCAACCCCGTCGTCGACGCCCGCTGA
- a CDS encoding cupin domain-containing protein, which translates to MTTEQDDTALGRARVSDTPELTAYYEELGALDAGALWTVANDIEPWYPQPKSVPVLWRYADLRPLVHKALGLVKADDAGRRVVMLVNPGRRDVSAAAGLLYTGLQIMGPGEAMTAHRHQAAALRFVHEGTGAWTIVDGQKLKVGPRDFAITPNGTWHEHGNDADDAPVIWQDGLDIPLVNALDAGFYEVHPELHQTPGKVVNSSVLTYAAHLLPYGSEKWTRPYSPLLAYPWEPTYEALLGLAEATEGSPYDGVIAEYTNPVTGGPVMPTMGAHMQLLRPGQATKAHRHTGSVVYTAAKGRGVSVIAGRRFEWQQGDIFCVPSWAWHEHHNLDPSEDACLFSFNDFPVMRSLGFHREEAYADNDGHQPATA; encoded by the coding sequence ATGACCACGGAACAGGACGACACCGCGCTCGGCCGCGCCCGGGTGTCCGACACCCCCGAACTCACCGCGTACTACGAAGAGCTCGGCGCCCTCGACGCCGGCGCCCTGTGGACCGTGGCCAACGACATCGAGCCCTGGTACCCCCAGCCCAAGTCCGTTCCGGTGCTGTGGCGTTACGCGGACCTGCGCCCGCTCGTCCACAAGGCCCTCGGGCTCGTCAAGGCCGACGACGCCGGCCGCCGCGTGGTCATGCTCGTCAACCCCGGCCGCCGGGACGTCAGCGCCGCCGCGGGACTCCTCTACACGGGCCTGCAGATCATGGGCCCCGGCGAGGCCATGACCGCACACCGCCACCAGGCCGCCGCCCTGCGCTTCGTCCACGAGGGCACCGGGGCCTGGACGATCGTCGACGGCCAGAAACTGAAGGTCGGCCCCCGGGACTTCGCCATCACCCCGAACGGCACCTGGCACGAACACGGCAACGATGCCGACGACGCGCCCGTCATCTGGCAGGACGGACTCGACATCCCGCTGGTCAACGCCCTGGACGCCGGCTTCTACGAGGTGCACCCCGAGCTCCACCAGACCCCGGGAAAGGTCGTCAACTCCTCCGTGCTGACCTACGCGGCCCATCTTCTGCCCTACGGCTCGGAGAAGTGGACGAGGCCGTACTCGCCGCTGCTCGCCTACCCGTGGGAGCCCACCTACGAGGCACTGCTGGGCCTGGCCGAGGCGACCGAGGGCTCCCCGTACGACGGGGTCATCGCCGAGTACACCAACCCGGTCACCGGCGGCCCCGTCATGCCCACCATGGGCGCCCACATGCAGCTGCTGCGCCCGGGCCAGGCCACGAAGGCCCACCGGCACACCGGATCGGTCGTCTACACGGCGGCCAAGGGGCGCGGGGTCTCGGTGATCGCGGGCCGGCGTTTCGAGTGGCAGCAGGGGGACATCTTCTGCGTCCCCTCCTGGGCCTGGCACGAGCACCACAACCTGGACCCGTCCGAGGACGCCTGCCTCTTCTCCTTCAACGACTTCCCCGTCATGCGCTCGCTGGGCTTCCACCGGGAAGAGGCGTACGCCGACAACGACGGCCACCAGCCGGCCACCGCCTGA
- a CDS encoding carbon-nitrogen hydrolase family protein: MDNLRRFTAAAVQAAPVYLDPAATVDKAVALIAEAAGNGAELVVFPEVFVPGYPYWNWTMNPVQGSPWFERLQRASVEVPGPHVDTLRAAARQHGVTVVIGVNERVPYSLGVLYNTLLTIAPDGELLGVHRKLVPTWAEKLTWTGGDGSSLRVHSTPVGPLGVLACGENTNTLARFALLAQGELIHASCYIALPVAPADYDMADAIAVRTAAHSFEGKVFSVVACSTVSPEIVDALAGDDEELRKQFTRPRSALSGIFGPDGRPVSDPLVDDEGIVYGEIDLARCIQPKQMHDIVGHYNRFDVFRLEVDNRPRPPVTFTVPPAPAPAPPTTATTTSEEDA, encoded by the coding sequence ATGGACAACCTGCGCCGCTTCACGGCCGCGGCCGTCCAGGCTGCACCCGTCTACCTCGACCCCGCCGCCACCGTCGACAAGGCCGTCGCCCTGATCGCCGAGGCGGCGGGCAACGGCGCCGAACTCGTCGTGTTCCCCGAGGTGTTCGTCCCCGGATACCCGTACTGGAACTGGACCATGAACCCGGTCCAGGGTTCGCCCTGGTTCGAGCGGCTCCAGCGGGCCTCGGTCGAGGTGCCCGGCCCCCACGTCGACACCCTGCGCGCCGCCGCCCGGCAGCACGGCGTCACCGTCGTCATCGGGGTCAACGAGCGGGTCCCGTACAGCCTCGGCGTCCTGTACAACACCCTGCTCACCATCGCCCCCGACGGCGAACTCCTCGGCGTGCACCGCAAACTGGTGCCCACCTGGGCGGAGAAGCTCACCTGGACCGGCGGGGACGGCAGCTCGCTGCGGGTCCACTCCACCCCCGTCGGGCCGCTCGGCGTACTGGCCTGCGGCGAGAACACCAACACCCTGGCCCGCTTCGCCCTCCTCGCCCAGGGCGAACTGATCCACGCCTCCTGCTACATCGCCCTGCCCGTGGCCCCCGCGGACTACGACATGGCGGACGCCATCGCCGTCCGAACCGCCGCCCACAGTTTCGAGGGCAAGGTCTTCTCCGTCGTCGCCTGCTCCACCGTCTCCCCGGAGATCGTCGACGCCCTCGCCGGGGACGACGAGGAACTCCGCAAGCAGTTCACCCGCCCGCGCAGCGCCCTGTCCGGCATCTTCGGCCCCGACGGCCGCCCCGTCTCGGATCCGCTCGTCGACGACGAGGGCATCGTCTACGGCGAGATCGACCTCGCCCGCTGCATCCAGCCCAAGCAGATGCACGACATCGTCGGCCACTACAACCGCTTCGACGTCTTCCGCCTCGAAGTCGACAACCGCCCGCGCCCGCCGGTGACGTTCACCGTGCCCCCGGCCCCGGCCCCGGCCCCGCCCACCACCGCCACCACCACCTCCGAGGAGGACGCATGA
- a CDS encoding oxidoreductase, translating to MRVAVIGGGPGGLYFAALAKQLSPHWEVIVWERNAPDDTFGFGVVFSDETLDGIAQADRETFDAMSAEFARWTDIDIRYRDRTLTSGGHGFAALGRRHLLRILQQRCAALAVDVRYRTQAPPAAELAAEYDLVVACDGVRSATRAAYADTFGPDLDERAGRYMWLGTDKVFEAFTFIVDEQDFGTLQVHAYPYDATRSTFIVEMAEDAWRRAGFEEFAGRDHPPGTSDVDSIRRCEELLADHLDGHRLIPNNSKWLRFTTVRNRTWRHGNVVLLGDAAHTAHFSIGSGTKLAMEDALALAACLHEHPDVPTALAAYEEERKPVVESTQRAAQASLEWFENIGRYTGQEPHQFAFNLLTRSRRVTYDNLRERDAGFTEAVNTASREPSSPDVPPMFRPFRLGGLLLRNRVVVPPTALDTAHEGVPGDFDLVHLSTQALGGSGLVLAGMTAVSADGRSGPGCPGLWTDEQEAAWRRVTDFVHGQSDTCLGIQLTHAGRRAGTGDGPPIAASGLAWDEHSRVPREVTRADMDVLVRDFAAAARRADRAGFDVLELQYGHGHLLSGFLSPLTNLRTDGYGGGLAGRLRLPLEVLRAVRAVWPFGKALLVRISAADWAEGGLGEADAVAIARALAEAGADAIDVSTGEVVAHERPRYGRSYQTPYADLIRNATGVPTIAVGAISTYDDVNSIILAGRADLCGVGRAQLHDPLWTLHAAAAQGYQGPAAPWARSWAAGRNRPPAARTDRVPPRLELLRQLAPPVRRRWLPRVPAPAHR from the coding sequence GTGCGCGTGGCAGTCATAGGAGGAGGACCCGGCGGGCTGTACTTCGCGGCCCTGGCCAAGCAGCTCTCCCCGCACTGGGAGGTCATCGTCTGGGAGCGCAACGCCCCCGACGACACCTTCGGCTTCGGTGTCGTCTTCTCCGACGAGACCCTCGACGGCATCGCGCAGGCCGACCGCGAGACCTTCGACGCCATGTCCGCGGAGTTCGCCCGCTGGACCGACATCGACATCCGCTACCGGGACCGGACGCTCACCTCGGGCGGCCACGGATTCGCCGCCCTCGGCCGGCGGCACCTGCTGCGGATCCTCCAGCAGCGCTGCGCCGCCCTCGCGGTGGACGTCCGCTACCGCACCCAGGCACCGCCGGCCGCCGAACTCGCCGCCGAGTACGACCTGGTGGTGGCCTGCGACGGGGTGCGGTCGGCCACCCGCGCCGCCTACGCCGACACCTTCGGCCCCGACCTCGACGAACGCGCCGGCCGCTACATGTGGCTCGGCACCGACAAGGTCTTCGAGGCCTTCACCTTCATCGTCGACGAGCAGGACTTCGGCACGCTCCAGGTGCACGCCTACCCGTACGACGCCACCCGCTCCACCTTCATCGTGGAGATGGCCGAGGACGCCTGGCGGCGCGCGGGCTTCGAGGAGTTCGCCGGGCGCGACCACCCGCCCGGCACCAGCGACGTGGACAGCATCCGGCGCTGCGAGGAGCTCCTCGCCGACCATCTCGACGGCCACCGGCTGATCCCCAACAACTCCAAGTGGCTGCGCTTCACCACGGTGCGCAACCGCACCTGGCGCCACGGCAATGTCGTCCTCCTCGGGGACGCCGCCCACACCGCGCACTTCTCCATCGGCTCCGGCACCAAACTCGCCATGGAGGACGCCCTCGCCCTGGCCGCCTGCCTGCACGAACACCCGGACGTACCGACGGCGCTCGCCGCCTACGAGGAGGAGCGCAAGCCGGTGGTGGAGTCCACCCAGCGCGCGGCCCAGGCCAGCCTCGAGTGGTTCGAGAACATCGGCCGGTACACGGGCCAGGAGCCGCACCAGTTCGCCTTCAACCTCCTGACCCGCAGCCGTCGCGTGACCTACGACAACCTGCGCGAACGCGACGCGGGCTTCACCGAGGCCGTCAACACGGCGTCCCGCGAGCCCTCTTCCCCGGACGTACCGCCGATGTTCCGGCCCTTCCGGCTCGGCGGGCTGCTGCTGCGCAACCGGGTCGTCGTACCGCCCACCGCGCTGGACACCGCGCACGAGGGAGTCCCGGGCGACTTCGACCTCGTCCACCTCAGCACCCAGGCGCTCGGCGGCTCCGGCCTGGTGCTCGCCGGGATGACCGCCGTCAGCGCCGACGGCCGCAGCGGCCCCGGCTGCCCCGGACTGTGGACGGACGAACAGGAAGCCGCCTGGCGGCGCGTCACCGACTTCGTCCACGGCCAGTCCGACACCTGCCTCGGCATCCAGCTCACGCACGCCGGCCGCCGCGCGGGCACCGGCGACGGGCCGCCGATCGCCGCCTCGGGCCTGGCCTGGGACGAACACAGCCGGGTCCCGCGCGAGGTCACCCGCGCCGATATGGACGTACTCGTACGGGACTTCGCGGCCGCCGCCCGGCGCGCGGACCGGGCCGGGTTCGACGTCCTGGAACTCCAGTACGGGCACGGCCACCTGCTCTCCGGCTTCCTGTCGCCGCTGACCAACCTCCGTACCGACGGCTACGGCGGCGGCCTGGCCGGGCGGCTGCGCCTGCCCCTCGAAGTGCTGCGCGCCGTACGGGCGGTGTGGCCCTTCGGCAAGGCACTGCTCGTGCGGATCTCCGCCGCGGACTGGGCCGAGGGCGGCCTCGGCGAGGCCGACGCCGTGGCGATCGCCCGCGCGCTCGCCGAGGCGGGCGCCGACGCCATCGACGTCTCCACCGGTGAGGTCGTCGCCCACGAGCGGCCCCGCTACGGCCGCAGCTACCAGACCCCGTACGCCGACCTCATCCGCAACGCCACCGGGGTCCCGACCATCGCCGTCGGCGCGATCTCCACGTACGACGACGTGAACTCGATCATCCTGGCCGGCCGGGCCGACCTCTGCGGTGTCGGCCGCGCCCAGCTCCACGATCCCCTGTGGACCCTGCACGCCGCGGCGGCCCAGGGCTACCAGGGTCCCGCGGCGCCCTGGGCGCGCTCCTGGGCGGCGGGCCGCAACCGGCCGCCGGCCGCCCGCACCGACCGGGTACCTCCCCGGCTCGAACTCCTGCGGCAGCTCGCCCCGCCCGTCCGTCGGCGCTGGCTGCCGCGCGTACCCGCACCCGCCCACCGATAG
- a CDS encoding acyl-CoA thioesterase: protein MPVPEPPAPEVPVPRLPSVVVERRVEWTDTDAAGHYHHSTVVRWVEAAEAVLLRRLGLAHLFGSTPRVHFEADYRARLWFGDAVRTDLRVTKVGDSSLHYAFTVYGEQGVEAAAGTMVVAHSAARATGTTPWPADVRAALTGAGPQRAELLIASEPLGGTPCAWQS, encoded by the coding sequence GTGCCCGTGCCGGAGCCGCCCGCCCCGGAGGTGCCCGTGCCGCGACTGCCCAGCGTGGTCGTCGAGCGCCGCGTCGAATGGACCGACACCGATGCCGCCGGCCACTACCACCACTCCACCGTCGTGCGCTGGGTCGAGGCGGCCGAGGCCGTCCTGCTGCGCCGCCTGGGCCTGGCCCACCTGTTCGGCAGCACGCCGCGGGTCCACTTCGAAGCGGACTACCGCGCGCGGCTCTGGTTCGGGGACGCGGTGCGCACCGACCTGAGGGTCACGAAGGTCGGCGACAGCTCGCTCCACTACGCGTTCACGGTCTACGGCGAGCAGGGGGTGGAGGCGGCCGCCGGAACCATGGTCGTCGCCCACTCCGCCGCCCGTGCGACCGGCACGACCCCCTGGCCCGCCGACGTACGGGCCGCGCTCACCGGCGCCGGCCCGCAGCGGGCCGAGCTCCTCATCGCTTCGGAACCACTGGGAGGCACGCCGTGCGCGTGGCAGTCATAG
- a CDS encoding ATP-binding protein, with amino-acid sequence MLTTTVGSAVRNVIHWIADPDPATVPRVRARVRAVLAGWGVPADETDVLLLAVSELVGNVVRHAGAGRMRVGLACDGRWLRLEVADQGAALPLLPGPRAEGDLDSEGGRGLLIVQLMAVGLGGELSVVVDEFGKSARVRIPAP; translated from the coding sequence ATGCTCACCACCACCGTCGGCAGCGCCGTCCGCAACGTCATCCACTGGATCGCCGACCCGGACCCGGCGACCGTCCCGCGGGTCAGGGCTCGGGTGCGGGCCGTGCTCGCGGGCTGGGGCGTCCCGGCCGACGAGACGGACGTCCTGCTGCTGGCCGTGAGCGAACTCGTCGGCAACGTCGTCCGGCATGCCGGCGCCGGCCGGATGAGGGTGGGGTTGGCCTGTGACGGCAGATGGCTCCGGCTGGAGGTCGCCGACCAGGGTGCGGCCCTTCCGCTCCTGCCCGGGCCCCGCGCCGAGGGCGACCTGGACTCCGAGGGTGGTCGCGGCCTGCTGATCGTCCAGTTGATGGCCGTCGGCCTGGGAGGTGAACTCTCGGTGGTCGTCGACGAGTTCGGGAAATCCGCCCGCGTGCGCATACCGGCGCCCTGA
- a CDS encoding alpha/beta hydrolase: MTQSPPAEFDTADMAWPPPPYHSPVPPVTGPDGIRRFEGVTYATKPGYRPRLLDVQVPAGEGPFPVVVWIHGGGWLEGDRRYPPPTVPAALLHGSILAAGLALVSIDYRHSLEAPFPAQLHDVKAAIRYVRRFAGVLGIDPDRIGVWGESAGGHLAALAGLVGPGSPDGAALEGTEGVGSGETGVLAVVDWYGCSDLVALAAHPMPPMPSGAPFPDPYEALLGGTEAERPALARAASPVTYAGGPHLPPFLLVHGTADGLVPYSQSEVLAGALEGAGGEVILEPVDGADHIFIGSPDIPGLVARSVAFLARHLGSTTP, from the coding sequence ATGACGCAATCTCCCCCGGCCGAGTTCGACACCGCCGACATGGCCTGGCCGCCCCCGCCGTACCACTCCCCCGTGCCGCCCGTGACCGGCCCGGACGGCATACGCCGCTTCGAGGGGGTCACGTACGCGACCAAGCCGGGCTACCGCCCCCGGCTGCTCGACGTCCAGGTGCCCGCCGGCGAAGGGCCGTTCCCCGTCGTCGTGTGGATCCACGGCGGCGGCTGGCTGGAGGGCGACCGCCGCTACCCGCCGCCGACCGTGCCCGCCGCGCTGCTGCACGGTTCGATCCTGGCGGCCGGGCTCGCGCTGGTCTCCATCGACTACCGGCACAGCCTCGAAGCGCCTTTCCCGGCCCAGCTGCATGACGTGAAGGCCGCGATCCGCTACGTCCGCCGGTTCGCCGGAGTCCTCGGCATCGACCCCGACCGGATCGGCGTCTGGGGCGAGTCGGCCGGCGGCCACCTGGCCGCGCTCGCCGGTCTGGTCGGCCCGGGCAGCCCGGACGGCGCGGCGCTGGAGGGCACGGAAGGGGTCGGCTCCGGGGAGACCGGGGTGCTGGCCGTCGTCGACTGGTACGGCTGCTCCGACCTCGTCGCCCTGGCCGCGCACCCCATGCCGCCGATGCCGTCGGGCGCCCCGTTCCCCGATCCGTACGAGGCCCTGCTCGGCGGTACCGAGGCCGAGCGCCCGGCGCTGGCGCGGGCCGCGAGCCCGGTGACGTACGCCGGGGGCCCGCACCTGCCGCCGTTCCTGCTCGTCCACGGAACCGCGGACGGCCTGGTCCCCTACAGCCAGAGCGAGGTACTCGCCGGGGCGCTGGAGGGCGCCGGGGGCGAGGTCATCCTGGAGCCCGTCGACGGCGCGGACCACATCTTCATCGGCTCCCCGGACATCCCCGGGCTCGTCGCCCGGAGCGTGGCCTTCCTGGCCCGGCACCTCGGCTCCACCACCCCCTAG
- a CDS encoding phosphatase PAP2 family protein, translating to MSTRPAPARRSARPAGRGGPGALVLGLLLLGAAALAALVVRSDVADPPFQGLDERWLAWMGGPHEGLYSALAAALNWFGGPLGAVVPLALLLLLLLRGRWVSAGFLLLVYLGGNMAVVQGLKHLVDRPRPAHPLVRVDHGSFPSGHSASAALLVVIVGALLVPAARRRLWWAAGTAFTLAMMWSRTWLHAHWLTDTVAGAAAGAGAGLVAWWLVRPALAREHARVHGRRGAAADTPDSVPASAAAPVG from the coding sequence ATGTCCACACGTCCGGCCCCCGCCCGCCGCTCCGCCAGACCCGCCGGCCGAGGCGGCCCCGGCGCACTCGTCCTGGGCCTCCTGCTCCTGGGGGCCGCCGCGCTGGCGGCCCTCGTGGTCCGCTCCGACGTCGCCGATCCTCCGTTCCAGGGCCTGGACGAGCGGTGGCTGGCATGGATGGGCGGGCCGCACGAGGGGCTGTACTCGGCCCTGGCCGCGGCCCTGAACTGGTTCGGCGGCCCCCTGGGGGCCGTCGTCCCGCTCGCCCTGCTGCTCCTGCTGCTCCTGCGCGGGCGCTGGGTGTCGGCCGGCTTCCTGCTGCTGGTCTACCTCGGCGGCAACATGGCCGTCGTACAAGGGCTCAAGCACCTGGTGGACCGGCCGCGCCCGGCCCACCCGCTGGTCCGCGTCGACCACGGCTCCTTCCCGTCCGGGCACTCCGCGTCGGCGGCGCTCCTCGTCGTCATCGTCGGGGCGCTGCTGGTCCCGGCGGCCCGGCGGCGGCTGTGGTGGGCGGCGGGCACGGCCTTCACGCTCGCCATGATGTGGAGCCGTACCTGGCTGCACGCGCACTGGCTCACCGACACCGTGGCCGGCGCCGCCGCGGGCGCGGGGGCCGGGCTGGTGGCGTGGTGGCTGGTGCGGCCCGCGCTCGCGCGGGAACACGCACGTGTCCACGGCCGCCGGGGGGCAGCCGCGGACACCCCGGACTCCGTGCCCGCATCGGCCGCCGCTCCTGTGGGGTGA
- a CDS encoding LacI family DNA-binding transcriptional regulator, translated as MVKDTPVPASITSADVARLAGVSRATVSFVLNDTPGHRVSQSTRDRVLDAARQLGYVPHAAARSLRAGRSNLVLMPSAISAIGRLVSDWVDDLHSELDRHGYTAVLHAGRFADPLDAARAWAELRPAAVVAMDGDRFTAQAAELLHRAGVRGLLAFASHPVEGVHTVVFDHAHIGAIAAEHLIARGRTRIGVVMPQERGLRTLAEPRLAGAESVAARRMATVTPVELAYTRESATALARQWRSLNLDSVFAYNDEYAALLLHALQAEGIAVPDDVALVGCDDLVLSALQQPALTTVRLDLPSAARIADVVHELIETGTAPPLPDVEAVLVHRETS; from the coding sequence ATGGTCAAAGACACACCCGTCCCCGCGTCGATCACCAGCGCGGACGTGGCCCGGCTCGCGGGGGTGTCGCGCGCCACCGTCTCCTTCGTGCTCAACGACACCCCGGGCCACCGCGTCAGCCAGAGCACCCGCGACCGCGTGCTCGACGCGGCCAGGCAGCTCGGCTACGTACCGCACGCCGCCGCCAGGTCCCTGCGGGCCGGCCGCAGCAACCTCGTCCTGATGCCATCGGCGATCTCCGCGATCGGCCGTCTCGTCAGCGACTGGGTCGACGACCTGCACAGCGAGCTCGACCGGCACGGCTACACGGCGGTGCTCCACGCGGGCCGCTTCGCCGACCCCCTCGACGCCGCCCGGGCCTGGGCCGAACTGCGCCCGGCGGCCGTCGTCGCCATGGACGGCGACCGCTTCACCGCCCAGGCGGCCGAACTGCTGCACCGCGCCGGGGTGCGCGGCCTGCTCGCCTTCGCGTCCCACCCCGTCGAGGGCGTGCACACCGTCGTTTTCGACCACGCCCACATCGGCGCCATCGCCGCCGAGCACCTCATCGCACGCGGCCGGACCCGGATCGGCGTCGTCATGCCCCAGGAACGCGGCCTGCGCACGCTCGCCGAGCCGCGCCTCGCGGGCGCCGAGTCGGTCGCCGCGCGTCGGATGGCCACCGTCACCCCGGTGGAGCTGGCCTACACCCGCGAATCCGCGACCGCCCTCGCCCGGCAGTGGCGCAGCCTGAACCTGGACTCCGTCTTCGCCTACAACGACGAGTACGCCGCGCTGCTCCTGCACGCGCTCCAGGCCGAGGGAATCGCCGTACCGGACGACGTCGCCCTGGTCGGCTGCGACGACCTCGTCCTCTCCGCACTCCAGCAGCCCGCGCTCACCACGGTCCGCCTCGACCTTCCGTCGGCCGCGCGGATCGCGGACGTCGTGCACGAGCTGATCGAGACCGGCACGGCGCCGCCGCTGCCGGACGTGGAAGCCGTCCTCGTCCACCGCGAGACCTCCTGA